A window of Cryptomeria japonica chromosome 3, Sugi_1.0, whole genome shotgun sequence contains these coding sequences:
- the LOC131067227 gene encoding putative receptor-like protein kinase At3g47110: protein MHNLIRVVLLLCLLAEVKINPMQVAAAGSRGSERDVASLMEFKNSVTQDPLAVLHTWNQSLNFCNWTGIRCNTEKWRVIRLDLGNMSLQGVLPPQLGNLSFLHYLDLSSNRIGGQIPSALGRLRRLNFLNLNGNLLEGSVPHSLGTCLRLRELHLSRNNLNGSLPWQLGNLPNLQVLTSWANCHSGSIPAALGNCSMLRLIDLSDNDLEGTIPSQIGSLTKLEVINLDNNRISGEIPTSVLNCTELRNLSLVNNSLSGVIPSEIGVKLSKLEYLVLPQNKLSGVIPKSLGNCSRLSVLELAWNELSGVIPQELGNLLHLTTLNLFCNHFVSGSGSANGVPILNALINCSLLKRLDLTDNYLEGTLPPSLGLLSPFLSTFSLESNHIRGNIPHQIGNLTGLTELYLGGNSLDEAIPSAIARLPNICVLNLSQNQLEGPIPMELGKMKSLEFIFLYNNSLSGKIPKSLGSLEHLRELDLSINKLNGSIPPQLGGCPNLDLLDVSYNRLTGNIPLEIASLHNLLWYFNLSNNQLTGPVPGVLGGMQMVQAIDLSSNKLAGSIPSGLSSCVGLEYLNLSHNDLQGTFPASFGNQLKSLRDIDFSYNNLSGLLPKSLANLERLEHLNLSYNSFSGQVPCSGAYNRQSMKSFLGNLQLCGNCLGLQDCSLRKPSRGYGSGHKRKLVLLISILGSSALSCFAALGFWVCFRNKRRPNSLIQKEDLSRATEGFNPRNIIGSGGLGKVYRGVLPGDKVVAIKVLTPRRQEADDCFQRECQTLLKVAHPNLVKIIASCAEGEFKALVLQFMPNGSLDKHLYRGSVDSSEVEDLSLRKRWEILYEVARGISYLHHECSPAIVHCDIKPQNVLLDGSMRARVADFGIAQLVSDESSITSTLRGSFGYIAPEYGMGGRISVKGDVYSYGVVVLETLTEKRPTNPMFCSGLTLPAWVSQSFPHSLEDVVAAGVIEEMGPNRDYGNSMVEGLLQLGLTCTSQLPHQRPSMAEVLTVLQNVRQDLDSDVVSYI from the exons ATGCATAACCTCATCCGAGTTGTTTTATTGTTATGCTTGTTAGCAGAGGTGAAGATCAATCCGATGCAGGTGGCGGCAGCAGGTTCAAGGGGAAGTGAGAGGGATGTTGCTTCTCTAATGGAATTCAAAAATTCGGTCACGCAGGATCCTCTTGCTGTACTGCACACCTGGAACCAGAGCCTGAACTTTTGCAATTGGACGGGAATCCGCTGCAACACTGAAAAATGGCGTGTTATAAGACTGGATTTGGGAAACATGAGTCTGCAGGGCGTGTTGCCCCCCCAGCTGGGGAATTTGTCCTTCCTTCACTACCTCGACCTCTCCTCCAACAGAATTGGGGGCCAAATTCCCTCTGCTCTCGGGCGCCTGCGACGCCTCAACTTCCTTAATCTTAACGGAAACTTGCTGGAAGGCTCTGTTCCTCATTCTCTCGGAACATGCCTGCGTTTGAGGGAGCTCCATTTATCCAGAAACAACCTCAATGGCAGCCTTCCATGGCAACTGGGTAACTTGCCCAACCTGCAAGTCCTGACATCCTGGGCGAATTGCCACTCGGGCAGCATTCCCGCGGCGTTGGGAAATTGTTCTATGCTTCGGCTTATTGATTTATCTGATAACGATTTGGAAGGCACGATTCCTTCCCAAATTGGATCTCTCACTAAGCTTGAGGTCATCAATTTGGACAACAACCGAATCAGTGGAGAAATCCCAACTTCTGTGCTAAATTGCACAGAGTTGAGAAATCTTTCTTTGGTTAATAACTCTCTGAGTGGGGTGATTCCATCGGAGATAGGCGTCAAGCTTTCCAAGCTTGAGTACCTGGTTCTGCCACAAAATAAGCTCAGCGGGGTAATTCCCAAATCACTGGGAAATTGTTCGAGGCTTTCTGTGCTCGAATTGGCGTGGAATGAATTGAGCGGCGTGATACCTCAGGAATTGGGTAATCTTCTCCATCTGACCACCCTCAATCTGTTTTGTAATCATTTCGTGAGCGGAAGTGGAAGTGCGAATGGTGTTCCTATATTGAATGCACTTATTAACTGCTCCCTGTTGAAAAGGTTGGATTTGACAGACAATTATCTTGAAGGTACACTGCCTCCTTCGCTGGGTCTGCTCTCTCCGTTTCTCTCCACTTTCTCATtagaaagcaaccacataagaggCAACATACCCCATCAGATAGGTAATCTCACAGGACTCACAGAATTGTACTTGGGTGGCAATTCCTTGGATGAAGCCATTCCTTCTGCCATAGCTAGGCTTCCCAATATATGCGTGTTAAATCTCAGTCAAAACCAATTGGAAGGCCCCATTCCAATGGAATTGGGTAAGATGAAAAGCCTGGAATTTATTTTTCTGTACAACAATTCGCTATCTGGAAAAATCCCCAAGAGCCTGGGAAGCCTTGAGCATCTAAGAGAACTGGATTTAAGCATAAATAAGTTAAACGGAAGCATACCGCCACAACTTGGAGGCTGCCCAAATCTTGATCTTCTAGATGTGTCATATAATCGTCTCACAGGAAACATTCCTTTGGAGATTGCAAGTCTTCATAATTTGCTGTGGTATTTcaatctatcgaacaaccaactgACTGGGCCGGTCCCTGGAGTGCTTGGGGGAATGCAAATGGTGCAAGCGATTGACCTCTCTTCCAACAAATTAGCAGGCTCAATTCCTAGTGGTCTTAGTAGCTGTGTAGGACTCGAGTACCTCAATCTGTCTCATAATGATCTTCAAGGAACATTTCCAGCATCTTTTGGCAACCAACTGAAAAGCCTTCGAGACATTGATTTCTCTTACAATAATTTATCAGGGCTGCTTCCAAAGTCGCTGGCGAATCTGGAAAGGCTTGAGCATTTAAATTTGTCATACAATAGCTTCTCGGGACAAGTCCCCTGTTCTGGAGCATATAATCGGCAAAGCATGAAATCCTTTTTGGGGAATCTCCAACTGTGTGGGAATTGCCTGGGTTTGCAAGATTGTTCTTTGCGGAAGCCAAGCAGAGGCTATGGCAGTGGCCACAAAAGGAAACTGGTGCTGCTGATTTCCATCCTTGGTTCCTCTGCTTTGTCTTGCTTTGCTGCTTTAGGATTTTGGGTATGCTTCAGAAATAAGAGAAGGCCGAATAGTTTAATACAAAAAGAAGATCTGAGCAGAGCAACCGAAGGTTTCAATCCTAGGAACATAATAGGAAGTGGTGGCCTTGGAAAGGTTTACAGAGGCGTTCTTCCAGGGGATAAGGTCGTTGCTATCAAAGTTCTTACTCCCAGGCGCCAAGAAGCAGACGATTGTTTCCAAAGAGAGTGCCAGACATTACTAAAAGTTGCACATCCTAATTTGGTGAAGATAATAGCTTCATGCGCAGAGGGAGAGTTCAAAGCTCTGGTATTACAATTCATGCCAAACGGAAGCCTGGACAAACACTTGTACAGAGGCTCAGTTGATAGCAGTGAGGTTGAAGACCTGAGTTTGAGGAAGAGATGGGAAATTCTGTATGAAGTAGCGCGTGGGATTTCATACTTACATCATGAATGCTCTCCAGCCATTGTACACTGCGACATTAAACCACAGAATGTGCTTCTGGACGGAAGCATGAGAGCTCGTGTTGCAGATTTTGGAATCGCCCAACTGGTGAGCGATGAATCCTCCATTACCTCGACCTTGAGAGGATCTTTCGGTTACATTGCACCTG AGTACGGAATGGGAGGAAGGATTTCCGTGAAAGGAGACGTTTACAGCTATGGCGTGGTGGTGCTGGAGACGCTTACTGAAAAGAGGCCGACGAATCCAATGTTCTGCAGTGGATTAACTCTGCCTGCATGGGTTTCTCAATCATTTCCTCACAGTTTGGAAGACGTAGTTGCAGCGGGTGTAATTGAAGAGATGGGACCAAACAGGGATTATGGAAATTCCATGGTTGAGGGGTTGCTACAACTGGGGCTCACCTGCACCTCTCAACTTCCACACCAGAGGCCATCTATGGCGGAGGTTCTCACTGTACTTCAGAACGTACGGCAAGATTTAGATAGTGATGTGGTTAGTTATATATAA